Proteins co-encoded in one Flavivirga eckloniae genomic window:
- a CDS encoding cobyrinate a,c-diamide synthase: protein MTKQFIISAPNSNAGKTTITLGLLRLFKQKNITPQPFKVGPDYIDPKFHQLACDKTGVNLDLYMMTQEDINTSLHVYGRNAQVNCIEGVMGLFDGAKKDKGSTAELAKKLRTPVLLVVDAKAVAYSVAPLIQGFVNFDKDLNIMGVIFNRVGSANHYTFLKEACEDIGVKSFGYLQNIKDIVIPSRHLGLNIKDIKKFDIVIDQIANKLEETVNWEAILEASKDIEPISDSTKETKSKSKIKFAVAKDEAFNFIYPQNIVAMEQLGDVQFFSPIHDKDIPDSDFIYFPGGYPELYLKELSSNKEMLLAIKKYAQNNGKIYAECGGMMYLGKSILSENNETYNMVDYFNFESTIANPKLHLGYRTSEINNHSFKGHEFHYSSIINDNETSMESNIMNARGGKTTTKIYKKQHVMGSYVHHYLGTTERLSQLINEINHNL, encoded by the coding sequence ATGACAAAACAATTCATCATATCGGCACCAAATAGTAATGCTGGGAAAACCACGATCACTTTAGGGTTACTGCGCTTGTTTAAGCAAAAAAACATAACACCCCAACCTTTTAAAGTTGGCCCCGATTATATAGACCCTAAGTTTCACCAATTGGCTTGTGACAAAACGGGTGTAAATCTCGATTTGTATATGATGACCCAAGAAGACATCAATACAAGTTTACATGTTTATGGTAGAAACGCACAAGTGAATTGTATAGAAGGCGTCATGGGCTTGTTTGATGGCGCAAAAAAAGATAAGGGGAGTACAGCAGAATTAGCAAAAAAACTCCGCACACCTGTGTTATTGGTCGTTGATGCAAAAGCAGTTGCTTACTCAGTTGCACCGCTTATTCAAGGTTTTGTGAACTTTGATAAAGACCTTAACATCATGGGCGTTATTTTTAATCGTGTAGGGTCTGCAAATCATTATACTTTTTTAAAAGAAGCCTGTGAGGATATTGGTGTCAAGTCGTTTGGGTATCTTCAGAACATAAAAGACATTGTTATACCTTCAAGGCATTTAGGATTAAATATAAAAGACATTAAAAAGTTTGATATCGTAATTGACCAAATTGCAAATAAACTAGAAGAAACAGTAAACTGGGAAGCCATTTTAGAAGCTTCAAAAGACATAGAACCCATATCAGATTCAACAAAAGAAACGAAGTCAAAAAGTAAAATCAAATTTGCAGTGGCTAAAGATGAAGCTTTTAATTTTATCTATCCTCAAAACATTGTCGCTATGGAGCAATTAGGCGATGTCCAGTTTTTTAGTCCGATACATGATAAAGACATTCCCGATAGCGATTTTATTTATTTCCCAGGAGGTTATCCAGAACTTTATTTAAAAGAATTGTCTAGCAATAAAGAGATGCTTTTGGCAATTAAAAAATATGCTCAAAATAATGGTAAAATATATGCAGAATGTGGCGGGATGATGTATTTGGGGAAATCGATTCTATCCGAAAATAATGAAACCTATAACATGGTGGACTATTTCAATTTTGAATCTACCATTGCCAATCCAAAACTGCATTTAGGATATCGTACGTCTGAAATAAACAATCATTCTTTTAAAGGACATGAGTTTCATTATTCAAGTATAATAAACGATAACGAAACCAGTATGGAGTCAAACATCATGAATGCTAGAGGCGGTAAAACAACCACGAAAATTTATAAAAAACAACATGTAATGGGGTCTTACGTACATCATTATTTGGGCACTACAGAACGACTTTCACAATTAATAAACGAAATAAACCACAACTTATGA
- a CDS encoding cob(I)yrinic acid a,c-diamide adenosyltransferase: MKIYTRKGDKGTTGVFGGKREFKNSARIECIGTLDEVNSTIGLLRSKLGNDHEWQANLHRIQKDMMNMMSHLARPSDSKKENPNPKPEDGAEFCENWLDELEDSISSPSDYFLLPGGNEISALCHVCRTQIRRGERQLVTLMQEDPECVHDYISSYINRLSDLFFTMARAEMNKHGVAEEKWNLFLYKRKKKTNS; encoded by the coding sequence ATGAAAATTTATACCCGCAAAGGAGATAAAGGAACAACAGGTGTTTTTGGAGGCAAAAGAGAATTTAAAAACTCCGCACGAATTGAATGTATAGGAACACTTGATGAAGTTAATTCTACCATAGGATTGCTAAGAAGCAAATTAGGAAACGATCATGAATGGCAAGCCAATTTACATCGTATCCAAAAAGATATGATGAACATGATGTCACACTTGGCACGTCCATCAGATTCTAAGAAAGAAAACCCAAATCCGAAACCAGAAGACGGTGCTGAATTTTGTGAAAATTGGTTAGACGAATTAGAGGATAGCATTAGTTCGCCTTCAGACTATTTTTTATTGCCAGGAGGAAACGAAATATCTGCACTTTGCCATGTTTGCAGAACGCAAATAAGAAGGGGAGAAAGGCAGTTGGTTACTTTAATGCAAGAAGATCCAGAATGTGTTCACGATTACATTTCTAGTTATATAAATAGGCTCTCAGATTTGTTTTTTACAATGGCTAGGGCAGAAATGAATAAACACGGTGTTGCCGAAGAAAAGTGGAATTTATTTTTATATAAAAGAAAGAAAAAAACAAACTCATAA
- the cobW gene encoding cobalamin biosynthesis protein CobW: MNKIPITIVTGFLGVGKTTLVHNMLKNANGKRIAVLVNEFGEVDVDGQLIGSTGCEDDDCDLIQLPNGCICCTVQEEFLPSMLQLLERKDQIDHIVIETSGLSMPKPLVKAVNWPDLKPHITIDSVITVVDAVGIATGEICDRERVQAQRLADDSLDHETPIEELFLDQLTCADLVLVSKRDLVDDEKFEEINQIITSKARPNTKIIPVVNGELDNALLLGVEASAENDVDNRHSIHEEHHKHGHHHHHNDDIQNALLEYPETEDIKALVEDLKGLVQNHEIYRIKGFVNIPNKPMRMVLQGVGSRFDYYFERPWEENETRKTKLVVIGKGIEELKAENSI; this comes from the coding sequence ATGAATAAAATACCAATTACCATAGTTACAGGTTTTTTAGGCGTCGGAAAAACGACCTTGGTTCACAATATGTTAAAAAATGCCAATGGCAAGCGTATCGCCGTTTTGGTGAATGAATTTGGAGAAGTAGATGTAGATGGTCAATTGATAGGGTCTACAGGATGTGAGGATGATGACTGTGACCTAATCCAATTACCAAACGGTTGTATTTGCTGTACCGTACAAGAAGAGTTTTTACCTTCTATGTTGCAGTTGTTGGAGCGTAAAGATCAAATAGATCATATTGTAATAGAAACATCAGGCTTGTCAATGCCTAAACCATTGGTAAAAGCAGTAAACTGGCCCGATTTAAAACCTCATATTACTATAGATTCTGTTATTACAGTTGTAGATGCTGTGGGCATCGCTACTGGAGAAATTTGTGATAGAGAGCGTGTGCAAGCACAACGTTTAGCAGATGATTCGTTAGACCATGAAACCCCAATAGAAGAACTGTTTTTAGATCAATTAACCTGTGCCGATTTGGTTTTAGTAAGCAAAAGAGATTTAGTTGATGATGAGAAATTTGAAGAAATCAATCAGATTATAACCAGTAAAGCAAGACCCAATACTAAAATTATTCCTGTTGTAAACGGCGAGTTAGACAATGCCTTATTGTTGGGCGTGGAAGCTTCAGCAGAAAATGATGTAGACAACCGTCATTCCATTCATGAAGAACATCATAAACACGGACATCACCACCATCACAATGATGATATTCAAAATGCATTACTAGAATATCCAGAAACAGAAGATATTAAGGCTTTAGTCGAAGATTTAAAAGGCTTGGTACAAAACCATGAAATTTATCGCATAAAAGGATTTGTTAACATCCCAAACAAACCCATGCGTATGGTTTTACAAGGCGTAGGGTCTCGTTTCGATTATTATTTTGAAAGACCATGGGAAGAAAATGAAACCCGTAAAACAAAACTGGTTGTTATTGGTAAAGGGATCGAGGAATTAAAAGCAGAAAATTCAATTTAG